The following are encoded in a window of Cuculus canorus isolate bCucCan1 unplaced genomic scaffold, bCucCan1.pri scaffold_121_arrow_ctg1, whole genome shotgun sequence genomic DNA:
- the LOC128850618 gene encoding olfactory receptor 14A16-like, with product MSNSSSITQFLLLAFADTRQLQLLHFWLFLGIYLAALLGNGLIIIAVACDHCLHTPMYFFLFNLSLLDLGSISTIVPKSMANSLWDTRAISYAGCASQVFLFLFFISAELFLLTVMSYDRYVAICKPLHYGTLLGSRACVHMAAAAWGAGFLTALLHTANTFSLPLCQGNAVDQFFCEIPQILKLSCSCSYLREAGIIVLSACLVFGCFVFIVVSYVQIFRSVLRIPSEQGRHKAFSTCLPHLAVVSLFISMAVFVHLKSPYISSPSPDLLIGVLYSVVPPAVNPLIYSMRNQQLKGAVWKLITGCFPKQINSPGSSA from the coding sequence ATGTCCAACAGCAGttccatcacccagttcctcctcctggcattcgcagacacacggcagctgcagctcttgcacttctggctcttcctgggcatctatctggctgccctcctgggcaatgGCCTCATCATCATCGCTGTAGCCTGTGACCATTGCCTGCATACCcccatgtatttctttcttttcaaccTCTCCCTCCTCGACCTGGGATCCATCTCAACCattgtccccaaatccatggccaattccctctgggaCACCAGAGCCATCTCCTATGCAGGATGTGCttctcaagtctttctctttctatttttcatttcagcagagttATTCCTTCTCACGGTcatgtcctacgaccgctacgttgccatctgcaaacccctgcactacgggaccctcctgggcagcagagcttgtgtccacatggcagcagctgcctggggcgctgggtttctcactgctctgctgcacacggccaatacattttccctgcccctctgccagggcaatgctgtggaccagttcttctgtgaaatcccacagatcctcaagctctcctgctcatgTTCCTACCTCAGGGAAGCTGGGATTATTGTGTTAAGTGCTTGTTTAgtgtttggctgttttgttttcattgtggtgtcctatgtgcagatcttcaggtcagtgctgaggatcccctctgagcagggacggcacaaagccttttccacgtgcctccctcacctggccgtggtctccctGTTTATCAGCATGGCAGTGTTTGTCCACTTGAAGAGCCCTTACatctcttccccatccccagacCTGTTGATTGGagttctgtactcagtggtTCCTCCAGCAgtgaaccccctcatctacagcatgaggaaccagcagctcaagggtGCGGTGTGGAAGCTGATAACTGGATGTTTCcctaaacaaataaacagcCCAGGTTCGTCTGCATAG
- the LOC128850619 gene encoding olfactory receptor 14A16-like gives MSNSSSITQFLLLAFTDTRELQLLHFWLFLGIYLAALLGNGLIITTIACDHHLHTPMYFFLLNLSILDVGFISTTVPKSMANSLWDNRAISYRGCVVQLFVLFFFISTEITLLTVMSYDRYVAICKPLHYGTLLGSRACVHVAAAAWGAGFLNALLHTANTFSLPLCQGNAVDQFFCEIPQILKLSCSQSYLREVGLLVVGVCLSFGCFVFIVVSYVQIFRAVLRIPSEQGRHKAFSMCLPHLAVVSLIVSTGLIAYLKPPSTSCPSLDLVVSLLYAVVPPAVNPLIYSLRNQEFKDAVGKLPQRTLFHRQ, from the coding sequence tgcacttctggctcttcctgggcatctacctggctgccctcctgggcaacggcctcatcatcaccaccatcgcctgtgaccaccacctccacactcccatgtacttcttcctcctcaacctctccaTCCTCGATGTGGGCTtcatctccaccactgtccccaaatcaatggccaattccctctgggaCAACAGAGCCATTTCCTACAGAGGATGTGTGGTCCAactctttgttttattctttttcatttcaacagAGATAACCCTTCTCACGGTCATGTCCTatgaccgctacgttgccatctgcaaacccctgcactacgggaccctcctgggcagcagagcttgtgtccacgtggcagcagctgcctggggcgctgggtttctcaatgctctgctgcacacggccaataccttttccctgcccctctgccagggcaatgctgtggaccagttcttctgtgaaatcccacagatcctcaagctctcctgctcacagtCCTACTTGAGGGAGGTTGGGCTTCTTGTGGTTGGTGTCTGTTTatcttttggctgttttgttttcattgtggtgtcctatgtgcagatcttcagggctgtgctgaggatcccctctgagcagggacggcacaaagccttttccatgtgcctccctcacctggctgtgGTCTCCCTGATTGTCAGCACTGGTCTGATTGCCTACTTGAAACCTCCATCCACctcctgcccatccctggaCCTCGTGGTGTCATTACTGTATGCGGTGGTGCCTCCGGCAgtgaaccccctcatctacagcttaAGGAATCAGGAGTTCAAGGATGCCGTAGGCAAACTGCCCCAAAGGACGCTGTTTCACCGACAATAA